From one Cygnus olor isolate bCygOlo1 chromosome 26, bCygOlo1.pri.v2, whole genome shotgun sequence genomic stretch:
- the FKBP8 gene encoding peptidyl-prolyl cis-trans isomerase FKBP8 has protein sequence MASSGEEASTGSPAPVGTGTAPSCPEPGLTPTPPDSTEDFEVLEEDEDDLSELPPLEDVGRARAPPPPEPPEDARCPEQGPGEAPEAPQEWLDVLGNGLLKKKTLVPGRGAESRPRKGQEVTVRLRAALEDGSVVEEDPGLAFTLGDCDVLQALDLCVQLLEVGETALIVSDAKYCYGSHGRSPDIPPNAALTLEVELLEARDGPDLELLSGKEKVGLANRKRERGNFYYQQADYVLAINSYDIALKVIGSSSKVDFSPDEEAELLDVKVKCLNNLAASQLKLDHYEAALKSCNLVLEHQPGNIKALFRKGKVLAQQGEYREAIPILKAALKLEPSNKTIHAELSKLVKKHADQKTVETEMYRKMLGNPSAGSAPVKCKDKLPWSIPWKWLFGATAIALGGVALSVVIAARN, from the exons ATGGCTTCCAGCGGGGAGGAGGCGAGCACCGGCTCCCCGGCCCCGGTGGGCACCGGCACAGCCCCGTCCTGCCCGGAACCGGGCCTGACTCCCACTCCGCCGGACAGCACGGAGGACTttgaggtgctggaggaggacgAGGACGACCTGAGCGAGCTGCCGCCGCTGGAGGACGTGGGGCGGGCgcgggccccgccgccaccggaGCCGCCGGAGGACGCCCGGTGCCCGGAGCAAGGCCCGGGGGAGGCTCCTGAGGCCCCCCAGGAGTGGCTGGACGTCTTGG GGAACGGCTTGCTCAAGAAGAAGACGCTGgtgccgggccggggggcggaGAGCCGCCCCCGCAAGGGCCAGGAGGTGACCGTCCGCCTGCGGGCCGCGCTGGAGGACGGCAGCGTGGTGGAGGAGGACCCCGGGCTCGCCTTCACCCTGGGGGACTGCGACGTCTTGCAG GCTCTGGACCTCTGcgtgcagctgctggaggtgggagaAACGGCCTTGATCGTGTCGGACGCCAAGTACTGCTACGGCTCGCACGGCAG GAGCCCGGACATCCCACCCAACGCCGCCCTCACGCTGGaggtggagctgctggaggctcGGGACGGCCCCGACCTGGAGCTGCTGAGCGGGAAGGAGAAGGTAGGGCTGGCCAACCGCAAGCGGGAGCGCGGCAACTTCTACTACCAGCAGGCAGACTACGTGCTGGCCATCAACTCCTACGACATCGCGCTCAAGGTCATCGGCTCCAGCTCCAAAG TTGATTTCAGCCCGGACGAGGAGGCCGAGCTGCTGGACGTGAAGGTGAAATGCCTCAACAACCTGGCAGCCTCGCAGCTCAAACTGGACCACTACGAGGCGGCCCTCAAGTCCTGTAACCTCGTGCTGGAGCACCAGCCGGGGAACATCAAGGCGCTGTTCCGAAAAGGCAAG GTCCTGGCCCAGCAGGGCGAGTACAGAGAGGCCATCCCCATCCTAAAAGCAGCTCTGAAGCTGGAGCCTTCCAACAAG accaTCCACGCCGAGCTCTCCAAGCTGGTGAAGAAGCACGCGGACCAGAAGACGGTGGAGACGGAGATGTACAGGAAGATGCTCGGCAATCCCAGCGCCGGCAGCGCCCCGGTCAAGTGCAAGGACAAGCTGCCCTGG TCCATCCCCTGGAAGTGGCTCTTCGGTGCGACAGCCATCGCGCTCGGCGGCGTGGCCCTGTCCGTGGTCATCGCGGCGAGGAACTGA